Proteins from a single region of Fibrobacter sp. UWH6:
- a CDS encoding glycosyltransferase, whose translation MKKEGSGNLFESDVYHINWFDQSKTFFSFLKRLYFLLALKQKNKRIVWTIHNIVSHVKTPFYNKILFKLLARFSSVIHVMCEDTLTIAHLEKYAGKVKLVPHGDYYGSYPESDLDVRKKFGIDERSPIMLFSGAIQPYKNIEVLVKAFMKAFGENENVELPVLLICGKVEPASYEADIRNLIGNCKRIVFNPGFIPDDELSAYVKSACVMTVPYSYRSSLNSGTIPLAFSLGKTLICPDIACVKDILKQSDCLYGYHYESESEHVEILAEKMAEAYSDFVSGKIGEKESLAVQYMARNSWESHKKEWLELYGETSC comes from the coding sequence ATGAAGAAAGAAGGCTCTGGGAATTTGTTTGAATCGGATGTTTATCACATCAACTGGTTTGATCAGAGTAAGACTTTTTTCTCCTTTTTAAAGAGACTCTATTTTTTACTTGCTCTGAAACAGAAGAATAAACGTATTGTCTGGACGATTCACAATATCGTTTCTCATGTAAAGACTCCTTTTTACAACAAGATTCTCTTTAAGCTGCTGGCCCGTTTTTCAAGTGTTATTCATGTGATGTGCGAAGACACTCTGACTATTGCCCATCTTGAAAAATATGCAGGGAAGGTTAAGCTTGTTCCTCATGGAGATTATTACGGGTCTTACCCTGAAAGCGATCTTGATGTTCGCAAGAAGTTTGGGATTGATGAACGTTCTCCGATTATGCTGTTCTCGGGGGCTATCCAGCCTTACAAGAATATAGAGGTGCTGGTGAAGGCTTTTATGAAAGCATTCGGTGAAAACGAGAATGTGGAATTGCCTGTTCTTTTGATTTGCGGAAAGGTGGAACCTGCTTCCTATGAAGCCGATATACGTAATTTGATTGGAAACTGTAAACGCATTGTCTTTAATCCTGGTTTTATTCCGGATGATGAATTGTCTGCCTATGTAAAGTCGGCGTGCGTTATGACTGTGCCCTACAGCTATCGTTCTTCTCTGAATTCAGGAACGATTCCGCTGGCGTTCTCTCTTGGGAAAACTTTGATCTGCCCTGATATTGCATGTGTCAAGGATATTTTGAAACAGTCTGATTGTCTGTATGGCTATCACTACGAATCCGAAAGCGAACATGTGGAAATTCTTGCTGAAAAGATGGCCGAGGCGTATTCTGATTTTGTTAGCGGTAAGATTGGCGAAAAGGAATCGCTTGCTGTGCAGTACATGGCCAGAAATTCCTGGGAATCCCATAAGAAGGAATGGCTTGAACTTTACGGAGAAACTTCATGCTGA
- a CDS encoding glycosyltransferase family 2 protein yields MNKFSVVITTKNRCQLLEKAIQSALSQTTGDLECIVVDDASTDDTQKIYAVDPRIVYVRIDAKDSRGGNYARNQGIARATGKFIAFLDDDDEWLPNKLEKQLALHDQHPGSVIFCGRTFKKVSSEGETLHTVIPPQKFSGNLSRLIRTTYVTSTSCLFFPRNLLEKVGNFDERLTFWQEYELCIRLAQVAEFHFVPEALVVCLDEVNVKARVSNNVLNWSENTSYIRNKHQSLYDELSFKENWAYHATLVKDAFRRHQRAGMKAKAFYYGVIRFFVEYIPTKVLHLF; encoded by the coding sequence GTGAATAAGTTTTCTGTTGTCATTACGACAAAAAATCGTTGTCAACTTTTAGAAAAGGCAATTCAGAGCGCCCTGTCGCAGACCACGGGGGATTTGGAATGTATCGTTGTGGATGACGCCTCTACTGATGATACCCAGAAAATTTATGCCGTAGATCCTCGCATCGTTTACGTTCGCATTGATGCCAAGGATTCACGAGGTGGAAATTATGCCCGTAATCAGGGTATTGCTCGGGCCACAGGCAAGTTTATTGCATTTCTTGATGATGATGATGAGTGGCTTCCTAATAAGCTTGAAAAACAGTTAGCTCTCCACGATCAACATCCGGGCTCCGTCATTTTTTGTGGAAGAACTTTCAAAAAAGTTTCAAGTGAAGGTGAAACTCTTCATACCGTCATTCCTCCACAGAAATTTTCTGGGAACTTGTCTCGCCTAATCCGTACCACTTACGTGACTTCCACTTCATGCCTTTTCTTCCCTAGAAATTTGCTTGAAAAAGTTGGAAATTTTGATGAACGTTTGACTTTTTGGCAGGAGTATGAACTGTGCATCCGTTTGGCACAGGTGGCTGAATTTCATTTTGTGCCGGAAGCCCTTGTGGTTTGTCTAGATGAGGTGAATGTCAAGGCTCGCGTTTCTAATAACGTGCTGAACTGGTCAGAAAATACTTCATACATCCGGAATAAGCATCAGTCCCTCTACGATGAACTGAGCTTCAAGGAAAATTGGGCCTATCATGCAACTTTGGTAAAAGACGCATTCCGACGTCACCAGCGTGCAGGAATGAAGGCTAAGGCTTTCTATTACGGTGTTATCCGTTTCTTTGTTGAATATATTCCCACGAAAGTTCTTCATCTTTTTTGA
- a CDS encoding O-antigen ligase family protein has translation MISVAVLLAFFALFAMMILGNKNQSYPWILASVILFPQCVSFTQSPQISPQQAFLYGFFGLAVLRNSSALVDGVIKHPLRIPLFLLMMSLAGTAVLNGDGSKGLYNAFRYFMESYAYLIVAYMGGLYFKEIKIEEKWFYPVAVICVLGVIEFVLRTNYIFPLICKAFPNYDGFYDLNSAVSASRSYRNRIFVTTIHPSAFGCMMSCALMMFTCCMKRIPWPRNKVWFVWGALFLLVCLSGSRTALACSLLGLLLFFLGKVNVKIKFLAVVVLAFAVANFAHKFVEEFSVEGQGSSISMRQEQLLFSYVHFMNSPIYGNGVRYTSKTVMERDAYNDRVTDKEIGGLESVIFFQLIDYGLCGISSYFLLFLFAFFYFFRRRRFDYGQGGMLVTVVFFVSACMSGEIGGNNVFAYMLMGYCMGACRVEEDDEMREESLSGESQKITEEEAVSE, from the coding sequence ATGATTAGTGTTGCGGTTCTGCTGGCGTTCTTTGCTTTGTTTGCAATGATGATTCTTGGGAATAAGAATCAGAGTTATCCTTGGATTCTTGCAAGCGTTATCCTTTTTCCGCAATGCGTCAGCTTTACCCAAAGCCCTCAGATTTCTCCCCAACAGGCTTTCCTCTACGGTTTCTTTGGCTTGGCTGTTTTAAGGAATAGCTCTGCTCTGGTTGATGGTGTCATCAAACATCCCTTGCGTATCCCTCTGTTTTTGTTGATGATGTCTCTCGCAGGAACTGCTGTATTGAATGGGGACGGTTCGAAGGGCCTTTATAATGCATTCCGCTATTTCATGGAGAGCTATGCCTACCTTATTGTTGCCTATATGGGTGGCTTGTATTTTAAGGAAATAAAGATTGAGGAAAAGTGGTTCTATCCTGTAGCTGTCATATGTGTGCTGGGTGTAATCGAGTTTGTGCTGCGTACGAATTATATCTTCCCCCTGATTTGTAAGGCGTTCCCGAATTATGATGGCTTTTATGATTTGAACAGTGCCGTTTCTGCTTCAAGAAGCTATCGAAACAGAATATTCGTGACGACGATTCATCCCTCTGCGTTTGGCTGTATGATGAGCTGTGCCTTGATGATGTTTACCTGTTGCATGAAAAGAATTCCGTGGCCTCGCAACAAGGTGTGGTTTGTATGGGGTGCCCTGTTCCTGTTAGTGTGCCTTTCCGGATCAAGAACGGCTCTTGCTTGTTCTTTACTTGGTTTGCTGCTGTTCTTCTTAGGTAAGGTCAATGTTAAGATTAAGTTCCTTGCCGTTGTTGTGCTTGCGTTTGCAGTGGCAAATTTTGCACATAAATTTGTTGAAGAATTTTCTGTCGAGGGACAAGGTAGTTCCATATCGATGAGACAGGAACAACTTCTGTTTTCTTATGTTCATTTCATGAACAGTCCCATTTATGGAAATGGGGTTCGTTATACAAGTAAGACGGTGATGGAGCGCGACGCCTATAATGACCGCGTTACCGATAAGGAAATTGGTGGCCTGGAATCGGTGATTTTCTTCCAACTCATTGACTACGGCCTTTGTGGAATCTCATCCTATTTTCTGCTGTTCCTGTTCGCGTTCTTCTATTTCTTTAGACGACGACGTTTTGACTATGGACAGGGAGGTATGCTGGTTACGGTAGTCTTTTTTGTGTCTGCCTGTATGTCTGGTGAGATTGGCGGCAATAACGTATTTGCCTACATGCTGATGGGGTATTGTATGGGCGCATGCCGTGTTGAAGAAGATGACGAAATGCGGGAAGAAAGTTTAAGCGGTGAATCTCAGAAGATTACTGAAGAGGAGGCTGTAAGTGAATAA